From a single Planctomycetaceae bacterium genomic region:
- the ilvB gene encoding biosynthetic-type acetolactate synthase large subunit — translation MKEPTSKGQCAPTNQTDPLPIKTGAEIVVQTLIEQGVEDMFGYLGGVVLPLFDKLYDAPINFIIPRHEQGGCHMADGYARASGKVGVIVATSGPGACNLITGIANAMMDSVPMVAITGQVRTDLIGNDAFQEADTTGITRPITKHNVIVKDVRDLQQTIREAFHIAKTGRPGPVLIDIPVDVEVNKCEVKPLEEVVLAGYKPQIKGHQRQITLAAEEINKSERPVLYVGGGVIAANAAEELRTFAKKANIPVTMTLLGLGAYDQTQPESLDMLGMHGTAYANFAVQECDLLIAVGARFDDRVTGKIKTFAPKAKFIHIDIDPSSISKNVTVNIPVVGDAKYILGELTKEIKYKERKEWFAKIAEWKSKYPQRYDTKSPNIKPQYVIEQIWEATKDNAIIVTGVGQHQMWTAQFYKHTQPRHFITSGGLGTMGFGLPAAIGAQVAKPDMTVIDIDGDSSFNMTMNELCTAVQYELPVKVCILNNGYMGMVRQWQELFYGKRYSKSSLRSPNFAAVAEAFGAVGITVEKKNDVKNAIDKMLKTKGPCVLDFRVEREENVWPMVPAGKSLHEMDGLDIFESMA, via the coding sequence ATGAAAGAACCCACGTCAAAGGGGCAATGCGCTCCGACAAATCAAACAGACCCATTACCTATCAAAACCGGCGCTGAAATTGTCGTCCAAACTCTGATTGAACAGGGTGTCGAAGATATGTTCGGTTATCTCGGCGGAGTGGTATTGCCGTTGTTCGACAAACTCTACGATGCACCAATCAATTTCATAATTCCCCGCCACGAGCAGGGCGGCTGTCACATGGCAGACGGCTACGCTCGCGCAAGCGGCAAGGTAGGCGTTATAGTCGCCACAAGCGGGCCCGGCGCGTGCAATCTTATCACAGGCATTGCGAACGCGATGATGGACTCTGTTCCTATGGTTGCGATTACAGGACAGGTTCGCACGGACCTTATCGGCAACGATGCGTTTCAGGAAGCTGATACGACAGGCATCACGCGGCCGATTACAAAACATAACGTTATTGTTAAGGACGTCAGGGATTTGCAGCAGACGATTCGTGAAGCGTTTCATATCGCCAAGACCGGTCGCCCCGGCCCTGTTCTGATTGACATTCCCGTTGACGTTGAGGTTAACAAATGCGAAGTTAAGCCGCTCGAGGAAGTTGTTCTGGCCGGCTACAAACCGCAAATCAAAGGCCATCAGCGGCAGATAACGCTTGCGGCCGAAGAGATAAATAAATCCGAAAGGCCGGTGCTTTACGTCGGCGGCGGAGTTATCGCGGCTAACGCTGCGGAAGAATTGCGTACGTTTGCCAAAAAGGCGAATATACCAGTTACGATGACGCTGCTGGGGCTGGGAGCTTATGACCAGACGCAGCCGGAATCGCTGGATATGCTCGGTATGCATGGAACTGCTTATGCGAACTTTGCTGTTCAGGAGTGTGATTTGCTGATAGCCGTTGGCGCCAGATTTGACGACAGAGTTACCGGAAAAATCAAGACTTTCGCTCCGAAAGCGAAATTTATTCACATTGATATCGACCCAAGCAGTATCAGCAAAAATGTTACGGTCAATATTCCTGTTGTCGGCGACGCGAAATATATTCTCGGCGAACTGACAAAGGAAATTAAATATAAAGAACGCAAAGAATGGTTCGCGAAAATCGCTGAATGGAAAAGTAAATATCCGCAGAGATACGATACTAAAAGCCCGAATATCAAGCCGCAGTATGTTATCGAGCAGATTTGGGAAGCGACCAAAGACAACGCGATAATCGTTACAGGCGTCGGACAGCATCAGATGTGGACTGCTCAATTTTATAAACACACGCAGCCCAGACATTTTATTACTTCAGGCGGTCTTGGAACGATGGGTTTTGGTTTGCCCGCCGCGATTGGCGCACAGGTTGCGAAACCGGATATGACGGTTATCGACATTGACGGCGACAGCAGCTTTAATATGACGATGAACGAGCTTTGCACAGCGGTTCAGTATGAACTGCCGGTCAAGGTTTGCATCTTGAACAACGGCTATATGGGTATGGTTCGCCAGTGGCAGGAACTGTTCTACGGCAAACGATATTCGAAAAGTTCGCTGCGCAGCCCGAATTTCGCTGCGGTTGCCGAGGCGTTTGGTGCCGTTGGAATTACCGTTGAAAAGAAGAACGACGTTAAAAACGCGATTGATAAAATGCTCAAAACGAAAGGCCCTTGCGTTCTCGATTTCAGAGTCGAACGCGAAGAAAATGTTTGGCCGATGGTTCCCGCAGGAAAGAGCCTGCACGAAATGGACGGCCTGGACATTTTCGAGAGTATGGCGTAA
- a CDS encoding RluA family pseudouridine synthase, giving the protein MAKKQNRHLPRNLEILYEDDDIIVIDKPAGLLTVKTATEKTKTAQYILTDYVRKGNYKSRKQIYTVHRLDQWTSGVLIFAKSEEVKEKLQAQWDKTEKRYLAVVHGHLKEKEGVISSYLAENKMFVVYSTNDKAKGKLSHTAYKVIKESNALSLVEINLLTGRKNQIRVHMSDEGHPIAGDRKYGKKDDGFKRLALHAKSISFLHPSTGKQMMFETKAPTYLKELMKTRDSSSQRD; this is encoded by the coding sequence ATGGCAAAAAAACAAAACAGACATTTACCGCGCAATCTCGAAATACTTTACGAGGACGATGATATTATCGTTATTGATAAACCGGCCGGACTGCTGACAGTTAAAACAGCGACCGAAAAAACCAAAACTGCTCAATACATCCTCACCGATTATGTTCGCAAAGGTAATTACAAATCGCGCAAGCAAATTTACACAGTTCACAGGCTCGACCAGTGGACTTCCGGCGTTTTGATTTTCGCAAAGAGCGAAGAGGTAAAGGAAAAATTACAGGCACAGTGGGACAAAACTGAAAAGAGATACCTCGCTGTCGTTCACGGACATCTGAAAGAAAAAGAAGGCGTTATTAGTTCATATCTGGCGGAAAATAAAATGTTCGTCGTTTATTCAACGAATGACAAAGCCAAAGGCAAACTTTCGCATACAGCTTATAAGGTAATTAAAGAATCTAACGCTTTGAGTTTAGTGGAAATCAATCTGTTGACCGGCAGGAAAAATCAGATTCGTGTGCACATGTCTGACGAGGGGCATCCGATTGCCGGCGACAGAAAATACGGCAAAAAAGACGATGGATTCAAAAGGCTCGCACTGCACGCAAAGTCGATTTCATTTTTGCATCCTTCGACCGGCAAACAAATGATGTTCGAGACGAAAGCACCGACATACCTTAAAGAATTGATGAAAACCAGAGATTCTTCATCCCAAAGGGATTGA
- the ilvN gene encoding acetolactate synthase small subunit: MKHIISALVQNKPGVLAHVAGMFAARAFNIDSLAVGRTDEPALSRMTIVVIGDDKVVEQVRKQLEKIVEIVKVQDYSFKDVVAHDLMLMCVHAPPEKRHEILALFEMFKARVVDVGPKFVMVELADGEEKLEQFIEACRPYGIKNMVRTGTVAMGKLSTPGGSANE, from the coding sequence ATGAAACATATAATTAGCGCTTTAGTTCAGAATAAACCGGGAGTTCTGGCACACGTTGCCGGAATGTTCGCGGCACGGGCATTTAATATTGATTCGCTGGCGGTCGGCAGAACAGATGAGCCGGCGTTGAGCAGAATGACGATAGTTGTAATCGGCGACGATAAGGTTGTTGAGCAGGTTCGCAAGCAGCTCGAGAAAATTGTGGAAATCGTCAAAGTGCAGGATTATTCATTCAAAGATGTTGTCGCGCACGATTTAATGCTGATGTGCGTGCACGCGCCGCCTGAAAAACGGCACGAAATTCTCGCGCTTTTCGAAATGTTCAAGGCCAGAGTCGTTGATGTCGGGCCGAAATTTGTTATGGTCGAACTCGCTGACGGCGAAGAAAAACTCGAGCAGTTTATCGAAGCGTGCAGGCCGTATGGAATCAAGAATATGGTTCGCACAGGCACCGTAGCGATGGGAAAATTGAGTACCCCCGGCGGTTCCGCGAACGAATAA